A section of the Streptomyces sp. NBC_01591 genome encodes:
- a CDS encoding DNA cytosine methyltransferase: protein MVELQEESKRDRTGVELFAGAGGLAMAVHGAGFRPLLFNEFAPRACQTLEANGAKPRGDEERIPEPGEPWPLVAGDVQDLDMGYLLGRVDVLAGGPPCQPFSLGGIAKGDEDRRNMFPQMFKAMRQIRPKAVICENVVGLLRPSFKPYLDYILREMEMPFELRDPKIPWQKHDQALIEARRRTADDPSERYKVVMTRVNAADYGVPQIRHRIIIVAFREDLGVDIDQFNEDVLPRYSEQALFRSMLDDSDDSYWKRHPEVPDHVRALAIARARAGIRKDVSLTPDESKPWRTFRDAIAGIDENEGKPLPKIDWDRLDRNEYRADGFTDHIGWPGARIYKGHTPNELDRPAKTVKAGVHGVPGGESVMLTDDLETPGGTTYRHRYMTVRETARVMTFPDDWKLEGPRGEKMRQLGNAVPVKLGAVFANAVAKALDTASGPRA from the coding sequence ATGGTTGAACTGCAAGAAGAGTCGAAGCGTGATCGCACCGGGGTCGAGCTGTTCGCGGGCGCGGGGGGCCTCGCCATGGCGGTCCACGGGGCGGGCTTCCGGCCATTGCTGTTCAACGAGTTCGCCCCGCGAGCGTGTCAGACCCTGGAGGCGAACGGGGCGAAGCCTCGGGGGGACGAGGAGCGCATCCCCGAGCCCGGGGAGCCGTGGCCGCTGGTGGCGGGCGATGTCCAGGATCTGGATATGGGCTATCTACTTGGTCGTGTCGACGTCCTCGCTGGCGGTCCGCCGTGCCAGCCGTTTAGCCTGGGCGGGATCGCCAAGGGGGACGAGGACAGGCGCAACATGTTCCCTCAGATGTTCAAGGCGATGCGCCAGATCCGGCCCAAGGCCGTCATCTGCGAGAACGTCGTGGGATTGCTCAGGCCATCGTTCAAGCCCTACCTCGACTACATCTTGCGCGAGATGGAGATGCCCTTCGAGCTACGAGATCCCAAGATCCCTTGGCAGAAGCACGATCAGGCCCTCATCGAGGCCAGGCGCAGGACTGCCGACGATCCGTCGGAGCGCTACAAGGTGGTGATGACGCGCGTTAACGCCGCCGATTACGGGGTCCCCCAGATCAGGCACCGCATCATCATCGTCGCCTTCCGGGAGGACCTCGGCGTCGACATCGACCAGTTCAATGAGGACGTGCTTCCCCGGTACTCCGAGCAGGCGCTATTCCGGTCGATGCTTGACGATTCCGACGACTCCTACTGGAAGCGCCATCCCGAAGTTCCCGATCACGTGCGCGCCCTGGCCATAGCCAGGGCCAGGGCCGGGATCCGTAAGGACGTTTCACTCACTCCGGACGAATCGAAGCCCTGGCGCACCTTCCGGGACGCCATCGCCGGCATCGATGAGAACGAGGGCAAGCCCCTGCCGAAGATCGACTGGGACAGGCTCGACCGCAATGAGTATCGAGCTGATGGGTTCACCGACCACATCGGGTGGCCCGGCGCTCGGATCTACAAGGGCCACACGCCCAATGAGTTGGACCGTCCCGCCAAGACCGTGAAGGCCGGCGTGCACGGCGTCCCGGGCGGGGAGTCCGTGATGCTGACCGATGATCTGGAGACCCCCGGAGGCACTACCTATAGGCACAGGTACATGACTGTGCGTGAGACGGCCCGCGTCATGACTTTTCCCGACGACTGGAAGCTCGAAGGACCCCGCGGGGAGAAGATGCGGCAGCTGGGCAACGCGGTCCCGGTGAAGCTTGGCGCGGTATTCGCCAATGCGGTGGCGAAGGCTCTCGATACGGCATCGGGGCCAAGGGCGTGA